The following is a genomic window from Sulfurirhabdus autotrophica.
GGGCAGGATTTCTGGATCAGGATTAGCGAGGGCAAATACGACAGGTTTCGGTGCCATGGCCTGCAGCATTTCCGCTGTTACCAGATTCGGGCCGGAAACGCCGATAAAGACGTCAGCACCGGTCATGGCATCGGATAGGGTGCGTTTTGCTGTTTTACACGCAAATTCCTGCTTGTAGCTATTCAGGTCGGTGCGCTCATTATGGATTACCCCTTTGCTGTCAACTAACAGGATATTTTCCGCTTTAGCACCCATGGACATAAGCAAACGCATGGAAGCAAGTCCGGCCGCTCCAGCACCAAGACAGACAATTTGAACGCTTTCCAACTGCTTGCTCTGAACTTCCAATGCATTGATCAGGCCTGCACAGATAATCACAGCCGTGCCATGCTGATCGTCATGAAAAACCGGAATATCCAGGCGCTCACGCAGGGCTTTTTCAATCACAAAGCAGTGTGGCGCTGCGATATCTTCTAGGTTAATACCACCAAATGTAGGCGAAATGTTGACCACGGTTTCAATGAAAGCCTCTACGCTGGGTGCATTGACCTCGATATCGAATACATCAATACCCGCAAAACGTTTGAACAGAATGCCTTTGCCTTCCATCACCGGCTTGCTGGCCAGCGGTCCGAGGTTGCCTAGCCCGAGAATAGCCGTGCCATCGCTAATGACGGCAACCAGATTACCTTTGTTGGTGTAGCGGTAGGCATTTTCCGGATCTTTGGCAATTTCCCGAACTGGTTCTGCAACGCCTGGACTGTAGGCAAGGGACAGATCATCCGCTGTGGCACAAGGTTTGCTTGATTCCACCGACAATTTACCGGGCTTGGGAAACTCATGATAGGCAAGGGCCTGTTCGCGTTTGTTCATGATCTATATTTTACCTATTGAACGATGTTTAATGTTTGACCGGCTTGCCTGCCTAATTCAGGAACAAACAGGGCGTAGTGTGTGCTGCCAATGCAGGCTGCAACAAGTTCTATCTCAAGGCCCGATATGGTCGCCAGGGTATCAGTATGGTATTCCTGCGATATTTCGGTATGAGTTTGACGCCCTATAAAAATTTCCTCGGATTTCGACTTCACGGTGGACTTAGGTCGATCGCAGAT
Proteins encoded in this region:
- a CDS encoding malic enzyme-like NAD(P)-binding protein — translated: MNKREQALAYHEFPKPGKLSVESSKPCATADDLSLAYSPGVAEPVREIAKDPENAYRYTNKGNLVAVISDGTAILGLGNLGPLASKPVMEGKGILFKRFAGIDVFDIEVNAPSVEAFIETVVNISPTFGGINLEDIAAPHCFVIEKALRERLDIPVFHDDQHGTAVIICAGLINALEVQSKQLESVQIVCLGAGAAGLASMRLLMSMGAKAENILLVDSKGVIHNERTDLNSYKQEFACKTAKRTLSDAMTGADVFIGVSGPNLVTAEMLQAMAPKPVVFALANPDPEILPAAAHAARDDLIMATGRSDYPNQVNNVLGFPFIFRGALDARAKEITEAMQIAAVKALADLAKEPVPEEVLKAYNLTSLAFGREYILPKPFDPRLIERIPPKVAAASKA